Genomic window (Streptomyces sp. TG1A-60):
GGCCCACATGGACTCCTCGGTCACCCGGGACAGCTCGATGAGCTCCGGAGCATGACCGGAGCCCACGAACGCGGTGTAGGCCGCGTCGCCGTGCCAGCCGTCGATGATCGCGCCGCAGTCGACGGAGATGATGTCGCCGTCCTTCAGGACGACCTCGTCGCTGGGGATGCCGTGGACCACGACCTCGTTGACCGAGGTGCAGATGGTCGCCGGGAACCCGCCGTACCCGAGGAAGTTCGACTTGGCCCCGTGCTCCGCGAGCACCTTGCGGGCCACCTCGTCGAGGTCCTTCGTGGAGGCGCCCGGCACGGCGGCCTTCCGGGTGGCCGCGTGGATGGCGGCGACGACCAGCCCCGCCTCGCGCATCGTGGCGATCTGCTCGGGGCTCTTGATCTGCACCATGGGGGCCTGCGCTCTCCGTCTTCCGTGACTGTGAACTCTGGGGGTTGCCTGCACAACAGTACGGCCGCGGTGCCCCTCACGGGCACCGCGGCCGACGTACCACTGACGACCTGCTACTTGTCGTCGTCCTCGCGCTTGAGCGCCTCCATGGCGCGCTGGGTGACTTCCTCCACCGGGCCGAGCGCCGAGATCGTCACCACGAGGCCCTGGGCCTTGTAGTAGTCGATGATCGGCTCGGTCTGGGTGTGGTAGACCTCCAGACGCTTGCGGACGGTCTCCTCGGAGTCGTCGTCACGCTGGTACAGCTCGCCGCCGCAGGCGTCGCAGACGCCCTCCTGCTTCGGCTTCTTGTACGTGACGTGGAAGACGTGGGAGGAGTCGTTCCGGCAGATGCGCCGGCCGGCGATCCGCTTGACGACCTCTTCCTCGGGGACCTCCAGGTCCAGCACCGCGTCCAGGTTCATGGACTCGTCCTGAAGCGTCACGTCCAGCGACTCGGCCTGCGAGACGTTGCGCGGGAAGCCGTCGAGCAGGAAGCCGTGCTCGGCGTCCGGCTGCTCCATGCGGTCCTTGGCCATCGCGATGGTGACCTCGTCCGGCACCAGCTCGCCCCTGTCCATGTAGGACTTCGCGAGTTTGCCGAGCTCCGTCTGCTTGCTGATGTTGGCCCGGAACAGGTCGCCCGTGGAGATGTGCGGGATCGACAGGTTGCTGGCGAGGAACGCGGCCTGTGTTCCCTTACCCGCGCCCGGCGGCCCGACGAGGACGATTCGCATCAGCGGAGGAACCCTTCGTAATTGCGCTGCTGGAGCTGGCTCTCGATCTGCTTCACGGTCTCCAGACCCACACCCACGATGATCAGGATGCTGGTACCGCCGAACGGGAAGTTCGCGTTCGCCCCGAAGCCGGCCAACGCCATCGTTGGAACCAGAGCGATCAGACCCAAGTACAGCGAACCCGGCCAGGTGATCCGGTTGAGTACGTAGCTCAGGTACTCGGCGGTCGGTCGGCCAGCCCGGATGCCCGGGATGAAGCCACCATACTTCTTCATGTTGTCCGCGACTTCCTCGGGGTTGAACGAGATGGCCACGTAGAAGAAGGCGAAGAAGACAATCAGGAAGAAGTAGATCACGACGTGCGCCGGGGCGGCCGTGTCGGCCAGGTTGTCTGTGACCCAACTCGCCCAGCCCGCCGTGGAATTCGAGAACTGCACGATCAGTGCCGGGATGTAGAGCAGCGACGAGGCGAAGATCACAGGGATGATGCCCGCCTGGTTGACCTTCAGCGGGATGTAGGTCGACGTGCCGCCGTAGGACCGGCGGCCGATCATGCGCTTCGCGTACTGGACCGGGATACGGCGCTGGGCCTGCTCGACGAAGACCACCAGGCCGATCATGACGAGGCCGACGGCGCACACGGTGCCGAACTCGATCCAGCCGCCCGCCAGGTCGCCCTGCTCCTTGATGGCCCACAGCGCGGCCGGGAAGGTGGCGGCGATCGAGATGAACATCAGGATCGACATGCCGTTGCCGATGCCGCGGTCGGTGATGAGCTCACCGAGCCACATGACGAGGGCCGTACCGGCGGTCATGGTGATGACCATGACCATGGTGGTGTAGATCGAGCGGTCGGGCACGATCGAGCCGGACAGCTGGCAGCCGCTGAACAGCGTGCCGCTGCGGGCGGTGGCGACGAGGCCGGTGCCCTGCAGGACGGCCAGGGCCACCGTGAGATAACGCGTGTACTGTGTGATCTTCGCTGTTCCGGCCTGCCCCTCCTTCTTCAGGGCTTCCAGACGCGGGATCACCACGGTCAGCAGCTGCAGAATGATGCTCGCCGTGATGTACGGCATGATGCCGAGCGCGAAGATCGTGATCTGCAGCAGCGCGCCACCACTGAACATGTTCACAAGACCGAAGAGACCCTGGTTGGTCTGGGCCTGGTCGATACAGAACTGGACGGCGGTGTAGTCGACTCCGGGGATCGGGACATGGGTACCGATCCGGTAGATCCCGATGATGCCGAGCGTGAAGAGCAGCTTCTTGCGCAGGTCGGGCGTCTTGAACGCCCGGGCGAACGCGGTGAGCACGGTGCCTCCTGCGACCCCCGCGCTACTGCGTCAAGGGTGACGGTTTTGAGATTCTGATGAGGACGACTTACGTAACGTTTAACTGCCGCGCCGAGTGCCCGGGTAGGAGCACCCTGTGAAAACGGGCAGCGCAGGTCACCTTACCGGCGAGACTGCTTCCCTTGGAACGACCAACCGGGGATACCCCATTTGTGGGGTATCCCCGGTCGGGATCGCTCAAGTCATCGAGGCACCTGATGTGTTCAGACGAGCTCGGTGACGGTACCGCCGGCGGCGGTGATCTTCTCCTTGGCGGAGCCGGAGACGGCGTCGACCGTCACCTGCAGCGCCACGGTGATCTCGCCCTGGCCGAGGACCTTGACGAGGCTGTTCTTGCGGACGGCACCCTTGGCGACCAGGTCGGCAACGGTGACCTCCCCACCCTCGGGGTAGAGGGCGGCGAGCTTGTCCAGGTTCACCACCTGGAACTCCGTCTTGAAGGGGTTCTTGAAGCCCTTCAGCTTCGGGAGACGCATGTGGAGGGGCATCTGGCCACCCTCGAAGCGCTCCGGAACCTGGTAGCGGGCCTTCGTGCCCTTGGTACCACGACCAGCCGTCTTACCCTTCGACGCCTCACCACGACCCACACGGGTCTTGGCGGTCTTGGCGCCCGGGGCGGGACGGAGGTTGTGGATCTTGAGCGGGTTGTTCTCCGCCATGATCAGTCGACCTCCTCGACCGACACGAGGTGGCGGACGGTGTGCACCATGCCGCGGAACTCGGGGCGGTCCTCCTTGACGACCTGCGTGTTGATGCCCTTGAGACCAAGGGAGCGCAGGGTGTCACGGTGGTTCTGCTTGCTGCCGATGTACGACTTCGTCTGCGTGATCTTGAGCTGAGCCATTACGCAGCACCAGCCCCGGCACGCGCACGCAGCAGAGCCGCGGGAGCGACGTCCTCGAGGGGCAGACCACGGCGAGCCGCGATCTCCTCGGGACGCTGCAGGCCCTTGAGGGCCGCCACGGTCGCGTGCACGATGTTGATCGCGTTGGACGAGCCGAGCGACTTCGACAGGATGTCGTGCACGCCGGCGCACTCGAGCACGGCACGCACCGGGCCACCGGCGATAACGCCGGTACCGGGGGAAGCAGGCTTGAGCAGGACGACGCCCGCGGCCTTCTCGCCCGTGATCGGGTGCGGGATGGTGCCCTGGATACGGGGGACCTTGAAGAAGTGCTTCTTGGCCTCCTCAACACCCTTGGCGATGGCGGCCGGCACCTCCTTGGCCTTGCCGTAACCGACACCCACGGTGCCGTCACCATCGCCCACCACGACCAGCGCGGTGAAGCTGAAGCGACGACCACCCTTCACAACCTTGGCGACGCGGTTGATCGCGACGACGCGCTCAACGTACGCGGTCTTCTCGGCGGCAGCTGCGCCGCCGTCACGGCCCTTCCGGTCCCGCCGCTCGCCGCCACCGGCACCGCCACCGCGGCGCTGGGGTCCAGCCATTGGATTTACCTCTCTCTTTCCGCTAGCTACGCAGCGAGCTCAGAACTTGAGCCCGGCCTCGCGGGCGGCGTCGGCCAGGGCCGCGATGCGACCCGCGTACCGGTTACCACCACGGTCGAACACGACGGACTCGACACCGGCGGCCTTGGCACGCTCGGCGACCAGGGCGCCGACCTTGCCGGCCTGGGCCGACTTGTCTTCCGACCCACCACGGATCGACGAGTCCAGGGTGGACGCCGACGCAAGGGTGTGCCCCTTGAGGTCGTCGATCACCTGGGCCACGATGTGGCGGTTCGAGCGGGTCACGACCAGGCGGGGACGCTCAGCCGTACCGTTGACCTTCTTACGGATCCGGATGTGGCGCCGCTTGATGGCAGCACGCTTGTAAGCGTCGCCCTTAGCGATCTTCGTGCCGTATGCCATGGCTTACTTACCCGCCTTTCCGACCTTGCGGCGGATGACTTCGCCCTCGTACTTGACGCCCTTGGCCTTGTACGGGTCGGGCTTGCGCAGCTTGCGGATGTTGGCCGCAACCTCGCCGACCTTCTGCTTGTCGATGCCCTCGACCGAGAACCGGGTCGGGGCCTCCACCTTGAAGGTGATGCCCTCGGGCGCCTCGACGGTGATCGGGTGGCTGTAGCCGAGCGCGAACTCGAGGTTCGAACCCTTGGCCTGCACTCGGTAACCGACACCGCTGATCTCGAGCTTCTTCACGTAACCCTGGGTCACGCCGGTGATCATGTTCGCCACCAGCGTGCGGGACAGGCCGTGCAGGGCCTTGTTCTGACGCTCGTCGTTGGGGCGGGTGACGTTGAGAACGCCGTCCTCACCCTTGGCGATGTCGATCGGCGAAGCGACGGTGTGGGTCAGCGTGCCCTTGGGGCCCTTGACCGAGACCGTACGGCCGTCGATGGTGACGTCCACGCCGGCGGGAACCGTGATGGGGAGCTTGCCAATGCGCGACATAGCTGTTTCCTCCGTTCCCTTCCGCTACCAGACGTAGGCGAGGACTTCTCCGCCTACGCCCTTCTTGCCGGCCTGCTTGTCGGTGAGGAGCCCGTGGGACGTGGAGATGATCGCCACGCCGAGGCCGCCCAGCACCTTGGGCAGGGAGGTGGACTTCGCGTACACCCGGAGACCGGGCTTGGAGATCCGCTTGATGCCCGCGATGGAGCGCTCACGGTTGGGGCCGAACTTCAGCTCCAGGACGAGGTTCTTGCCGACCTCGGCGTCCTCGACCTTCCAGCCCGTGATGAAGCCCTCCTGCTGGAGGATCTCCGCGATGTGAGACTTGATCTTCGATGCCGGCATCGTCACGGAGTCGTGGTATGCCGAGTTCGCGTTCCGCAGACGCGTAAGCATGTCTGCGATCGGATCAGTCATGGTCATGAATTGGCCTTCGGCCTCTCTCGCCGGGGTTTCCTGTATGCGCCATCCCTCTCCCCACTCGGTGGCGGGACGGGTGCGGTGCGGGGACCTACGGCGTAGTAAGCAAACATTTGCGGGCACGGCCCGCGGGCGTACGGGCGACCGTCAGGCGCCCAACCCCCCAAGCCTAAGCCATGGACGGGTGGGCGCCTGACACGCCCAGTGCTTACCGAGAGCTTCGGGAATCCCCTAAAGCAGGGACTACCAGGAGCTCTTGGTCACGCCCGGCAGCTCGCCACGGTGAGCCATCTCACGGAGGCACACGCGGCACAGGCCGAACTTGCGGTAAACGGAGTGCGGACGGCCACACCGCTGGCAGCGGGTGTACGCGCGCACGGCGAACTTAGGCTTGCGAGCAGCCTTAGCGATCAGAGCCTTCTTCGCCATCTCGCTCACGCCTCCTTGAAGGGGAAGCCGAGGTGACGAAGGAGCGCACGGCCCTCAGCGTCGTTGGTCGCCGTGGTCACCACGGTGATGTCCATACCCCGGACGCGGTCGATCTTGTCCTGGTCGATCTCGTGGAACATGACCTGCTCGGTGAGACCGAAGGTGTAGTTGCCACGGCCGTCGAACTGCTTGGGGGACAGACCACGGAAGTCGCGGATGCGCGGGAGCGCGAGCGACAGGGTGCGGTCCAGGAACTCCCACATGCGGTCGCCACGGAGCGTGACGTGGGCACCGATCGGCTGGCCCTCACGCAGCTTGAACTGCGCGATGGACTTGCGGGCCTTGGTGACGGCCGGCTTCTGACCGGTGATCGTGGTGAGGTCCTTGATGGCACCTTCGATCAGCTTGGAGTCGCGGGCGGCGTCGCCCACACCCATGTTGACCACGATCTTGACGAGGCCCGGGGTCTGCATGACGTTCTCGTAGGAGAACTCTTCCTGCAGCTTGCCCGCGA
Coding sequences:
- a CDS encoding adenylate kinase; the encoded protein is MRIVLVGPPGAGKGTQAAFLASNLSIPHISTGDLFRANISKQTELGKLAKSYMDRGELVPDEVTIAMAKDRMEQPDAEHGFLLDGFPRNVSQAESLDVTLQDESMNLDAVLDLEVPEEEVVKRIAGRRICRNDSSHVFHVTYKKPKQEGVCDACGGELYQRDDDSEETVRKRLEVYHTQTEPIIDYYKAQGLVVTISALGPVEEVTQRAMEALKREDDDK
- the secY gene encoding preprotein translocase subunit SecY, whose protein sequence is MLTAFARAFKTPDLRKKLLFTLGIIGIYRIGTHVPIPGVDYTAVQFCIDQAQTNQGLFGLVNMFSGGALLQITIFALGIMPYITASIILQLLTVVIPRLEALKKEGQAGTAKITQYTRYLTVALAVLQGTGLVATARSGTLFSGCQLSGSIVPDRSIYTTMVMVITMTAGTALVMWLGELITDRGIGNGMSILMFISIAATFPAALWAIKEQGDLAGGWIEFGTVCAVGLVMIGLVVFVEQAQRRIPVQYAKRMIGRRSYGGTSTYIPLKVNQAGIIPVIFASSLLYIPALIVQFSNSTAGWASWVTDNLADTAAPAHVVIYFFLIVFFAFFYVAISFNPEEVADNMKKYGGFIPGIRAGRPTAEYLSYVLNRITWPGSLYLGLIALVPTMALAGFGANANFPFGGTSILIIVGVGLETVKQIESQLQQRNYEGFLR
- the rplO gene encoding 50S ribosomal protein L15, with the translated sequence MAENNPLKIHNLRPAPGAKTAKTRVGRGEASKGKTAGRGTKGTKARYQVPERFEGGQMPLHMRLPKLKGFKNPFKTEFQVVNLDKLAALYPEGGEVTVADLVAKGAVRKNSLVKVLGQGEITVALQVTVDAVSGSAKEKITAAGGTVTELV
- the rpmD gene encoding 50S ribosomal protein L30; its protein translation is MAQLKITQTKSYIGSKQNHRDTLRSLGLKGINTQVVKEDRPEFRGMVHTVRHLVSVEEVD
- the rpsE gene encoding 30S ribosomal protein S5, which codes for MAGPQRRGGGAGGGERRDRKGRDGGAAAAEKTAYVERVVAINRVAKVVKGGRRFSFTALVVVGDGDGTVGVGYGKAKEVPAAIAKGVEEAKKHFFKVPRIQGTIPHPITGEKAAGVVLLKPASPGTGVIAGGPVRAVLECAGVHDILSKSLGSSNAINIVHATVAALKGLQRPEEIAARRGLPLEDVAPAALLRARAGAGAA
- the rplR gene encoding 50S ribosomal protein L18, with the protein product MAYGTKIAKGDAYKRAAIKRRHIRIRKKVNGTAERPRLVVTRSNRHIVAQVIDDLKGHTLASASTLDSSIRGGSEDKSAQAGKVGALVAERAKAAGVESVVFDRGGNRYAGRIAALADAAREAGLKF
- the rplF gene encoding 50S ribosomal protein L6 is translated as MSRIGKLPITVPAGVDVTIDGRTVSVKGPKGTLTHTVASPIDIAKGEDGVLNVTRPNDERQNKALHGLSRTLVANMITGVTQGYVKKLEISGVGYRVQAKGSNLEFALGYSHPITVEAPEGITFKVEAPTRFSVEGIDKQKVGEVAANIRKLRKPDPYKAKGVKYEGEVIRRKVGKAGK
- the rpsH gene encoding 30S ribosomal protein S8 codes for the protein MTMTDPIADMLTRLRNANSAYHDSVTMPASKIKSHIAEILQQEGFITGWKVEDAEVGKNLVLELKFGPNRERSIAGIKRISKPGLRVYAKSTSLPKVLGGLGVAIISTSHGLLTDKQAGKKGVGGEVLAYVW
- a CDS encoding type Z 30S ribosomal protein S14, giving the protein MAKKALIAKAARKPKFAVRAYTRCQRCGRPHSVYRKFGLCRVCLREMAHRGELPGVTKSSW
- the rplE gene encoding 50S ribosomal protein L5, which encodes MATTTTPRLKTKYREEIAGKLQEEFSYENVMQTPGLVKIVVNMGVGDAARDSKLIEGAIKDLTTITGQKPAVTKARKSIAQFKLREGQPIGAHVTLRGDRMWEFLDRTLSLALPRIRDFRGLSPKQFDGRGNYTFGLTEQVMFHEIDQDKIDRVRGMDITVVTTATNDAEGRALLRHLGFPFKEA